A portion of the Zootoca vivipara chromosome 6, rZooViv1.1, whole genome shotgun sequence genome contains these proteins:
- the PDIK1L gene encoding serine/threonine-protein kinase PDIK1L, which produces MVSSQPKYDLIREVGRGSYGVVYEAVVRKTSARVAVKKIRCHAPENVELALREFWALSSIKSQHPNVIHLEECVLQKDGMVQKMSHGSSSSLYLQLVETSLKGEIAFDPRSAYYLWFVMDFCDGGDMNEYLLSRKPSRKTNTSFMLQLSSALAFLHKNQIIHRDLKPDNILISQSRMDASDLEPTLKVADFGLSKVCSASGQNPEEPVNVNKCFLSTACGTDFYMAPEVWEGHYTAKADIFALGIIIWAMLERITFIDTETKKELLGSYVKQGTAIVPVGEALLENPKMELLIPVKKKTMNARMKQLIKEMLAANPQDRPDAFELELRLVKIAFKDSNWDT; this is translated from the exons ATGGTGAGTAGCCAGCCAAAGTACGATCTAATACGGGAGGTTGGtcgtggcagctatggtgtggtgTATGAAGCAGTAGTGAGGAAAACATCTGCACGTGTTGCGGTGAAAAAGATTCGGTGCCATGCTCCAGAAAATGTAGAGCTTGCCCTGCGTGAATTCTGGGCACTTAGCAGCATCAAGAGCCAACACCCAAATGTTATTCACTTGGAGGAATGCGTTTTGCAAAAAGATGGCATGGTGCAGAAGATGTCCCACGGCTCCAGCTCTTCGCTTTATTTGCAG CTTGTAGAGACCTCCTTGAAAGGTGAAATTGCCTTTGATCCCAGAAGCGCCTACTACCTTTGGtttgtgatggatttctgtgatGGAGGTGATATGAATGAATATCTCCTGTCTCGAAAGCCTAGTCGTAAGACCAATACTAGCTTTATGCTTCAACTCAGCAGTGCCCTGGCTTTTCTGCACAAAAACCAGATCATCCACCGTGACCTCAAGCCTGACAACATCTTGATCTCTCAATCCAGGATGGATGCTAGTGACTTGGAACCCACTTTGAAAGTAGCTGATTTTGGACTGAGTAAGGTTTGTTCAGCgtcaggacagaaccctgaagaGCCAGTGAACGTgaataaatgttttctttctaCAGCTTGTGGCACAGACTTCTACATGGCTCCTGAAGTTTGGGAAGGTCACTATACTGCCAAAGCAGACATCTTTGCATTAGGGATTATAATCTGGGCGATGTTGGAAAGGATCACTTTCATAGATACAGAGACCAAGAAAGAACTGTTGGGGAGTTATGTGAAACAAGGGACTGCGATTGTACCTGTTGGAGAGGCATTGTTGGAAAATCCAAAAATGGAGCTACTCATTCCTGTTAAGAAAAAGACAATGAATGCTCGTATGAAGCAGCTGATTAAGGAAATGCTTGCTGCTAATCCACAGGACCGCCCAGATGCTTTTGAGTTGGAACTCCGGTTAgttaaaattgcttttaaagaCAGCAATTGGGACACGTGA